In one Halorubrum sp. CBA1229 genomic region, the following are encoded:
- a CDS encoding 5-formyltetrahydrofolate cyclo-ligase, giving the protein MDKQAVREAVWDAFEAGDQARFPFPPHDRIPNFAGADAACQRLTETDEWAAAATLKCNPDAPQLPVRRAALRAGKTVYVAQPRLRDPDPFLRLDPDELAAPDDDGAADRPTIDDATTVSGISTHGTPVAPEDVPHVDLVVSGSVAVTTDGARIGKGEGYSDLEWGMLRELDAVDSEAQRASGSRAKPDDDETTVATTVHELSVIDGPASALAGEAGGADGPASSRLPEPDAHDVPLDLITTPERTIRTETPYERPSGVDWDVLDAERLDDIPVLAERAPE; this is encoded by the coding sequence ATGGACAAGCAGGCCGTCCGCGAGGCCGTCTGGGACGCCTTCGAGGCGGGCGACCAGGCCCGGTTCCCGTTCCCGCCCCACGACCGGATCCCGAACTTCGCGGGCGCGGACGCGGCGTGCCAACGACTGACCGAGACCGACGAGTGGGCCGCGGCGGCGACGCTCAAGTGCAACCCCGACGCCCCGCAGTTGCCGGTCAGGCGCGCCGCGCTCCGCGCCGGCAAGACGGTGTACGTGGCGCAGCCGCGGCTGCGCGACCCGGACCCGTTCCTCCGGCTCGACCCGGACGAACTCGCCGCGCCCGACGACGACGGCGCGGCCGACCGCCCGACGATCGACGACGCCACGACCGTCTCGGGGATCTCGACGCACGGCACGCCGGTCGCGCCGGAGGACGTCCCCCACGTCGACCTCGTCGTCTCCGGCTCCGTCGCGGTCACCACTGACGGCGCCCGCATCGGCAAGGGCGAGGGGTACAGTGACTTAGAATGGGGTATGCTCCGCGAACTCGACGCCGTGGACAGCGAGGCGCAACGCGCCTCTGGCAGTCGGGCGAAGCCCGACGACGACGAGACGACGGTCGCGACCACCGTCCACGAGCTCTCCGTGATCGACGGCCCGGCGTCGGCGCTGGCGGGCGAGGCCGGCGGAGCGGACGGCCCCGCGTCGAGTCGACTGCCCGAGCCGGACGCTCACGACGTGCCGCTCGATCTGATAACTACTCCCGAACGGACGATCCGGACTGAGACGCCGTACGAGCGGCCGTCCGGGGTCGACTGGGACGTGCTCGACGCCGAGCGACTGGACGACATTCCGGTGCTCGCGGAGCGGGCACCGGAGTGA
- the engB gene encoding GTP-binding protein EngB: MFEDRPDRDAEVVLVGRSNVGKSTLMRELTGHDFSTGGKPGVTRQPNHFDWSSESFMFTDLPGFGFMSGVEEEHRETIKTNIVRYLEENADSILAGVVVMDGKAAVDIIDRHAERGNIPHDVEIYGFLEDVGVEPIIAVNKTDKIDDLDERLDEICDRLGLYPPWQQWSDRVAPICAKRGDIEALEECLRTRFHDHNRDDLLKFVS; this comes from the coding sequence ATGTTCGAAGACCGGCCGGACCGCGACGCCGAGGTCGTCCTCGTGGGGCGCTCGAACGTCGGCAAGTCCACGCTGATGCGCGAGCTGACGGGCCACGACTTCTCGACCGGCGGCAAGCCGGGGGTCACCCGCCAGCCGAACCACTTCGACTGGTCCAGCGAGAGCTTCATGTTCACGGACCTCCCCGGGTTCGGCTTCATGTCCGGCGTCGAAGAGGAGCACCGCGAGACGATCAAGACGAACATCGTCCGCTACCTGGAGGAGAACGCCGACTCGATCCTCGCGGGCGTCGTCGTAATGGACGGGAAGGCGGCCGTCGACATCATCGACCGGCACGCCGAGCGCGGGAACATCCCGCACGACGTGGAGATATACGGGTTCCTGGAGGACGTCGGCGTCGAACCCATCATCGCCGTCAACAAGACGGACAAAATCGACGACCTCGACGAGCGGCTCGACGAGATCTGCGACCGCCTCGGACTCTACCCGCCGTGGCAGCAGTGGTCGGATCGCGTGGCGCCGATCTGCGCGAAGCGCGGCGACATCGAGGCGTTAGAGGAGTGCCTGCGGACCCGTTTTCACGACCACAACCGCGACGACCTGCTGAAGTTCGTCTCCTGA
- a CDS encoding DUF1405 domain-containing protein, whose protein sequence is MDIVGALGREPPERESLPRWVAPLPKALENVAFRFAWVIVAINLVGTAFGFWYYRFQFREVPVEMWAFVPDSPGATLLIALALAAWAVGRSSDTLAALAFFGNIKLGLWTPYVLVVFAPRFVETSGPPLYAFLLVSHLGMVVQAFVLYRITDFPPKAVAVATAWYTVDLLMDYFVPVTGGVTHTSLPYADATPWFTTTVLQVAAAGAVALTVIPLFWTLGTHVEKLRARHGPGRDGR, encoded by the coding sequence ATGGACATCGTCGGCGCGCTCGGTCGCGAGCCCCCGGAGCGCGAGTCGCTGCCGCGGTGGGTCGCACCGCTGCCGAAGGCGCTGGAGAACGTCGCCTTCCGGTTCGCGTGGGTCATCGTCGCGATCAACCTCGTCGGCACCGCGTTCGGCTTCTGGTACTACCGGTTCCAGTTCCGGGAAGTGCCCGTCGAGATGTGGGCGTTCGTCCCGGACAGCCCGGGCGCGACGCTGCTCATCGCGCTCGCCCTCGCGGCGTGGGCGGTCGGCCGGTCGAGCGACACCCTCGCGGCGCTCGCCTTCTTCGGGAACATCAAGCTCGGGCTCTGGACCCCGTACGTGCTCGTCGTCTTCGCGCCGCGGTTCGTCGAGACGTCGGGGCCGCCGCTGTACGCGTTCCTGCTCGTGAGCCACCTCGGGATGGTCGTGCAGGCGTTCGTGCTCTACCGGATCACGGACTTCCCGCCGAAGGCGGTCGCCGTCGCGACCGCGTGGTACACCGTCGACCTCCTGATGGACTACTTCGTTCCCGTCACCGGCGGCGTGACACACACCTCGCTTCCGTACGCGGACGCCACCCCGTGGTTCACCACCACGGTGCTGCAGGTCGCGGCCGCCGGCGCGGTCGCGCTCACCGTGATCCCGCTGTTCTGGACGCTCGGGACGCACGTCGAGAAGCTTCGGGCCCGCCACGGTCCCGGTCGCGACGGGCGCTGA
- a CDS encoding tyrosine-type recombinase/integrase yields the protein MNDNLEPIEAAEAKEMYLEQRKQEVSESTIQAHHYRLKHFVRWCEEQEDLHNLNNLTGRDLQRYSMWRREDGDLNNVTMVTQLSTLRVFIKWCERIDAVEDGLHDKIILPDLSRHEDQRDAMLDSEDAKQLLEYMRQFEWGSRTHALIELLWYGGMRIGAAHGLDLDDYDPDEQYVEIRHRPDTETRLKNKKDGERFVGLSAQVCDAIDAYIKYKRMESEDDFGREPLFTSNHGRVSKSSLRDNIYRATRPCVYTGDCPHDREIDSCEAMGRDKASLCPSSVSPHAIRRGSITYHLTEDVPEKMVGDRMNVSLDVLEKHYDRRTEEEKASQRRDYLDNI from the coding sequence ATGAACGACAATCTCGAACCCATTGAGGCGGCTGAGGCAAAGGAGATGTATCTCGAACAGCGCAAGCAGGAGGTGTCAGAGTCAACGATCCAGGCTCACCACTATCGGCTCAAACATTTTGTCCGGTGGTGTGAAGAGCAAGAGGATCTGCACAATCTGAACAATCTAACGGGACGCGATCTCCAACGGTACTCGATGTGGCGGCGCGAGGATGGTGACCTGAATAACGTCACGATGGTCACGCAGCTGTCCACACTACGAGTCTTCATCAAATGGTGCGAACGCATTGATGCCGTGGAAGATGGCCTCCACGATAAGATCATTCTCCCTGATTTGTCCCGGCACGAGGATCAGCGTGACGCGATGCTCGATTCTGAGGATGCCAAACAGCTACTTGAATATATGCGACAATTTGAATGGGGATCTCGGACCCACGCACTCATTGAGCTTCTTTGGTATGGTGGGATGCGTATTGGTGCGGCGCACGGACTCGATTTAGACGACTACGACCCTGACGAGCAGTACGTAGAAATCCGTCACCGACCGGATACAGAGACACGACTGAAGAATAAGAAAGACGGTGAACGGTTTGTCGGCTTATCAGCTCAGGTCTGTGACGCCATAGATGCGTATATCAAGTACAAACGCATGGAGTCGGAGGATGACTTCGGACGAGAGCCGCTGTTCACCAGTAATCACGGGCGAGTAAGCAAAAGTTCACTCCGAGATAATATCTATCGTGCTACCCGTCCATGCGTTTATACAGGCGATTGTCCTCACGACCGTGAGATAGACTCGTGCGAAGCGATGGGTCGAGACAAGGCCAGCCTATGCCCTTCGAGCGTCAGCCCTCACGCTATTCGCCGAGGGTCGATTACGTACCATCTGACGGAGGACGTTCCCGAAAAGATGGTCGGTGATCGGATGAATGTCAGTCTGGACGTATTGGAGAAACATTACGACCGACGAACTGAGGAAGAGAAGGCGAGCCAGCGGCGCGATTATTTAGATAATATCTAA
- a CDS encoding amphi-Trp domain-containing protein codes for MPEEQLFKSENRIDRAAISEALRDAADQIESGDVTLGSGAETQTATVPERARFEVELERLTDSETGDQRLELEYEIRWTE; via the coding sequence ATGCCCGAAGAACAACTGTTCAAAAGCGAGAACCGTATCGACAGAGCGGCGATCTCGGAGGCGCTGCGTGACGCCGCGGACCAGATCGAGTCCGGCGACGTCACGCTGGGAAGCGGCGCGGAAACGCAGACCGCGACGGTTCCGGAACGCGCCCGGTTCGAGGTCGAACTCGAACGGCTGACGGACTCAGAGACCGGAGATCAGCGGCTCGAACTGGAGTACGAGATCAGGTGGACGGAGTAG
- a CDS encoding DUF4013 domain-containing protein: protein MLEDGLSYPIRGDWIGRIVIGGILGLLSVLVIPAFLIVGYLVRVLERTIGGDEVPPEFTDWGELLTKGVIGTIITLAYTVIPVVVYAVVVGVVSGTGGAVGGDVGALVGVVGLLLALAFIPVLFLIYYAVPAALSAYAARGELSAAFDPELLKPALFSTEYLVAVLMPIVVAVVMWIATALLAVTVVGLLLVPFVQFYGQVAVFRMFGSAFASVNDRIEDGSPGRAAGAADDDVGPAV, encoded by the coding sequence ATGTTAGAAGACGGACTCTCGTATCCGATTCGCGGCGACTGGATCGGCCGCATCGTCATCGGCGGGATACTGGGGCTCCTCTCGGTGCTCGTGATTCCGGCGTTCCTCATCGTCGGCTACCTCGTGCGCGTCTTGGAGCGGACGATCGGCGGCGACGAGGTCCCCCCGGAGTTCACCGACTGGGGCGAACTGCTGACGAAGGGCGTGATCGGGACGATCATCACCCTCGCGTACACGGTGATCCCGGTGGTCGTCTACGCGGTCGTCGTGGGGGTCGTGAGCGGGACCGGCGGCGCTGTCGGCGGCGACGTCGGCGCGCTCGTCGGCGTGGTCGGCCTCCTGCTGGCGCTGGCGTTCATCCCCGTGCTGTTCCTGATCTACTACGCCGTTCCCGCCGCGCTGTCGGCGTACGCGGCCCGCGGGGAGCTGAGCGCCGCGTTCGACCCGGAGCTCCTGAAGCCGGCGCTTTTCAGCACCGAGTACCTCGTCGCGGTGCTCATGCCCATCGTCGTGGCGGTCGTCATGTGGATCGCGACCGCGCTGCTGGCCGTCACCGTCGTCGGCCTCCTTTTGGTCCCGTTCGTTCAGTTCTACGGGCAGGTCGCCGTCTTCCGGATGTTCGGCTCGGCGTTCGCGTCGGTCAACGACCGGATCGAGGACGGCTCACCCGGCCGCGCGGCGGGCGCGGCCGACGACGACGTCGGCCCGGCGGTCTGA
- the dhaM gene encoding dihydroxyacetone kinase phosphoryl donor subunit DhaM — MVGLVVVSHSERAAEGIVEVAAEMAGDTRIEPVGGDGQGGIGTVPDDIGAAIDAADDGDGVVVLVDLGSAVMNADVAVELSDAEAVIADAPVLEGAVNAAVAATDPSATLESVHEQAEAARGMEKL, encoded by the coding sequence ATGGTCGGGCTCGTCGTCGTCTCCCACAGCGAGCGCGCGGCCGAAGGGATCGTCGAGGTGGCCGCGGAGATGGCCGGCGACACCCGCATCGAGCCCGTCGGCGGCGACGGACAGGGCGGGATCGGCACCGTCCCGGACGACATCGGGGCCGCGATCGACGCCGCGGACGACGGCGACGGTGTCGTCGTCCTCGTCGACCTCGGGAGCGCCGTGATGAACGCCGACGTCGCCGTCGAGCTGAGCGACGCCGAGGCGGTCATCGCCGACGCGCCCGTCTTGGAAGGAGCCGTCAACGCGGCCGTGGCCGCGACCGATCCGTCCGCCACGCTGGAGTCGGTCCACGAGCAGGCCGAGGCCGCCCGCGGGATGGAGAAACTGTAA
- a CDS encoding CBS domain-containing protein: protein MPIEDLARSDAVTAPPETSVTDLAATMDEENVGSVVITDGETPVGIVTDRDLTVRVLGAAVDPTEQTAEDVMTDGLCTAEPGTGFYEATNLMAEHGIRRLPICEGDTLVGIITADDVAELLADEQQQLGDLIRAQRPEY from the coding sequence ATGCCAATCGAAGACCTCGCTCGCAGCGACGCCGTCACGGCTCCCCCCGAAACCTCCGTGACCGACCTCGCGGCGACCATGGACGAGGAGAACGTCGGTAGCGTCGTGATCACGGACGGCGAGACGCCCGTCGGGATCGTCACGGACCGGGATCTGACCGTTCGCGTCCTCGGAGCGGCAGTCGATCCGACCGAGCAGACGGCCGAAGACGTGATGACCGACGGGCTCTGCACGGCCGAACCCGGCACCGGGTTCTACGAGGCGACGAACCTGATGGCCGAGCACGGAATCCGACGCCTCCCCATCTGTGAGGGAGACACGCTCGTCGGAATCATCACGGCGGACGACGTGGCCGAACTGCTCGCCGACGAACAGCAACAGCTCGGCGATCTCATCCGCGCCCAGCGACCGGAGTACTGA
- a CDS encoding VanZ family protein, whose product MFVGSVVPVPTASSGGAPGGAIGGLVDGAFDLIVGALPAGLGLTAPFHFVGYAVLAALFVRAANRERRGVAVAAAMAVAAATAFGFGIELVQAPIPWRSFAWTDAALNAAGAVVGAVTGAVAGPVAARTSTR is encoded by the coding sequence GTGTTCGTCGGCTCGGTGGTCCCGGTTCCGACCGCGTCGTCGGGTGGGGCCCCCGGCGGCGCGATCGGCGGTCTCGTCGACGGCGCGTTCGACCTCATCGTCGGTGCGCTTCCGGCCGGGCTCGGGCTCACCGCCCCGTTCCACTTCGTCGGCTACGCGGTGCTGGCCGCCCTGTTCGTCCGCGCGGCGAACCGGGAGCGACGCGGCGTCGCGGTCGCCGCGGCCATGGCGGTAGCCGCGGCGACCGCGTTCGGGTTCGGGATCGAGCTCGTGCAGGCGCCGATCCCGTGGCGGTCGTTCGCGTGGACCGACGCCGCGCTCAACGCCGCGGGGGCCGTCGTCGGAGCGGTCACCGGCGCGGTCGCCGGCCCGGTCGCGGCGCGGACGAGTACGCGATGA
- the dhaK gene encoding dihydroxyacetone kinase subunit DhaK: MKKLINDPDDVVDEMLDGMTAAYPDRLRRLPDTQVLVRDDAPVDGKVALVTGGGSGHEPTHAGYIGDGMLDGAAAGDVFSSPTADEFEELIGACDAGDGVLAIIKNYEGDVMNFETAIELAEMEGVEVESVVVNDDVAVEDSLYTSGRRGVCGTILVHKAAGAKAAQGAELSEVKRVAEKVIDNVGTMGTALTSCVTPEKGEPTFDLGDDEIELGIGIHGEPGTERTELMSADEITDALTEAVLDDLDLDEGQEVLTIVNGMGGTPQMELFVVNRRLQELLGERGLETWDAWVGDYMTSLDMMGASVTVCAVDDELKELLGAPADTPALTQTR; encoded by the coding sequence ATGAAGAAGCTGATCAACGACCCGGACGACGTCGTCGACGAGATGCTTGACGGGATGACCGCGGCGTACCCGGACCGACTCCGCCGGCTCCCGGACACGCAGGTGCTCGTCCGCGACGACGCGCCGGTCGACGGGAAGGTCGCGCTCGTGACGGGCGGCGGGAGCGGCCACGAGCCGACCCACGCGGGGTACATCGGCGACGGCATGCTCGACGGGGCCGCCGCGGGCGACGTGTTCTCCTCGCCGACCGCCGACGAGTTCGAGGAGCTGATCGGGGCCTGCGACGCCGGCGACGGCGTCCTCGCGATCATCAAGAACTACGAGGGCGACGTGATGAACTTCGAGACCGCCATCGAACTCGCCGAGATGGAGGGCGTCGAGGTCGAGAGCGTCGTGGTGAACGACGACGTCGCCGTCGAGGACTCGCTGTACACCTCGGGGCGACGGGGGGTCTGCGGGACGATCCTCGTCCACAAGGCCGCCGGGGCGAAGGCCGCGCAGGGCGCCGAGCTGTCGGAGGTCAAGCGCGTCGCCGAGAAGGTGATCGACAACGTCGGCACCATGGGCACCGCGCTCACCTCCTGCGTCACGCCGGAGAAAGGCGAGCCCACCTTCGACCTCGGCGACGACGAGATCGAACTGGGAATCGGGATCCACGGCGAGCCCGGCACCGAGCGCACCGAGCTGATGAGCGCCGACGAGATCACCGACGCCCTGACGGAGGCCGTCCTCGACGACCTCGACCTCGACGAGGGCCAGGAGGTTCTCACGATCGTCAACGGGATGGGAGGAACCCCGCAGATGGAACTGTTCGTGGTCAACCGCCGGCTCCAAGAGCTGCTCGGCGAGCGCGGCCTCGAGACGTGGGACGCGTGGGTCGGCGACTACATGACCTCGCTCGACATGATGGGCGCGTCGGTCACCGTCTGCGCCGTCGACGACGAGCTGAAGGAGCTGCTCGGCGCGCCGGCCGACACCCCCGCACTCACCCAGACGCGATGA
- a CDS encoding archaeosine biosynthesis radical SAM protein RaSEA, with the protein MSKPSPDAYEQGRGMDAHNAVMRDIRAERSETYDPTQPTRVWIDEDNTPDGVVNSLTIILNTGGCRWARAGGCTMCGYVAESVEGGSVSHEALMNQIEVCLDHEREEADAPAELIKIYTSGSFLDEREVPAETRRAIAETFADRDRIVVESLPDFVSREKIGDFADHGIATDVAVGLETATDRVRHDCVNKYFDFADFEDACAEAAAADAEFDADVGIKAYLLMKPPFLAEPEAAADMIDSIRRCADVDGCHTVSMNPTNVQRYTMVDELFFEGGYRPPWLWSVAHVLEETADVDAIVVSDPVGHGSDRGAHNCGECDDRVQTAIKDFDKRQDPSVFAQVSCECEATWEHVMEAETSYNMPLAR; encoded by the coding sequence ATGAGTAAGCCGAGCCCCGACGCGTACGAGCAGGGGCGCGGGATGGACGCGCACAACGCCGTGATGCGCGATATCCGCGCCGAGCGCTCGGAGACGTACGACCCGACGCAGCCGACCCGCGTGTGGATCGACGAGGACAACACGCCCGACGGCGTCGTGAACTCCCTCACGATCATCTTAAACACGGGCGGGTGCCGGTGGGCCCGCGCCGGCGGCTGCACGATGTGCGGCTACGTCGCCGAGTCCGTGGAGGGCGGGAGCGTGAGCCACGAGGCCCTGATGAACCAGATCGAGGTCTGTCTCGATCACGAGCGGGAGGAGGCGGACGCGCCCGCCGAGCTGATCAAGATCTACACCTCGGGGTCCTTCCTCGACGAGCGCGAGGTGCCCGCGGAGACCCGACGGGCCATCGCGGAGACGTTCGCGGACCGGGACCGGATCGTGGTCGAGTCGCTGCCGGACTTCGTGAGTCGGGAGAAGATCGGCGACTTCGCCGACCACGGGATCGCGACCGACGTGGCCGTCGGGCTGGAGACGGCCACCGACCGGGTGCGCCACGACTGCGTGAACAAATACTTCGACTTCGCCGACTTCGAGGACGCCTGCGCCGAGGCGGCCGCGGCGGACGCCGAGTTCGACGCCGACGTTGGGATCAAGGCGTACCTCCTCATGAAGCCGCCGTTCCTCGCGGAGCCGGAGGCCGCCGCCGACATGATCGACTCGATCCGGCGCTGCGCCGACGTCGACGGCTGCCACACCGTCTCGATGAACCCCACGAACGTCCAGCGCTACACGATGGTCGACGAGCTGTTCTTCGAGGGCGGCTACCGGCCGCCGTGGCTCTGGTCGGTCGCGCACGTCCTCGAAGAAACGGCCGACGTCGACGCCATCGTCGTCTCAGACCCCGTGGGGCACGGCTCCGACCGGGGCGCGCACAACTGCGGCGAGTGCGACGACCGCGTCCAGACCGCGATCAAGGACTTCGACAAGCGGCAAGACCCGAGCGTCTTCGCACAGGTCTCCTGCGAGTGCGAGGCGACGTGGGAACACGTGATGGAGGCGGAGACGAGCTACAACATGCCGCTGGCGCGATAG
- a CDS encoding FxsA family protein, whose translation MRPRTLLALLLVVPLVDALFLIVVATRLGWAVTVALVVLTAVLGMLLLRAEGRATLARVQRKLARGEPPTDELLDGGLLIAAGAFLLTPGLVTDAVGFLLAFPLSRVPIRMALKKYVVVPYIDSETDGFASGNVYIGGFPGDGNGSGAGFTMGGGGFGGSGFDGDPSGDDPDDFPGAGGAGGATDSGGGNGGDRFDDPDRADDVVDVDYTVEDEDSERTD comes from the coding sequence ATGCGCCCGCGTACGCTGCTCGCGCTGCTGCTCGTCGTCCCCCTCGTGGACGCGCTGTTCCTGATCGTGGTCGCGACGCGGCTGGGGTGGGCGGTCACGGTCGCGCTGGTCGTGTTGACCGCCGTGCTCGGCATGCTCCTCCTGCGCGCCGAGGGCCGGGCGACGCTCGCGCGCGTCCAGCGCAAGCTGGCCCGCGGCGAACCGCCGACGGACGAGCTGCTCGACGGCGGCCTGCTGATCGCCGCCGGCGCGTTCCTGCTCACCCCCGGGCTCGTCACGGACGCGGTCGGCTTCCTGCTCGCGTTCCCGCTCTCTCGGGTCCCGATCCGGATGGCGCTCAAAAAGTACGTCGTGGTGCCGTACATCGACAGCGAGACCGACGGCTTCGCCTCCGGCAACGTGTACATCGGCGGGTTCCCCGGCGACGGCAACGGCAGCGGGGCCGGCTTCACGATGGGCGGCGGCGGATTCGGCGGGAGCGGGTTCGACGGCGATCCCTCGGGCGACGATCCCGACGACTTCCCCGGCGCGGGCGGCGCCGGCGGGGCGACCGACAGCGGCGGCGGAAACGGCGGCGATCGCTTTGACGACCCGGATCGCGCTGACGACGTGGTCGACGTCGACTACACGGTCGAGGACGAGGACTCCGAGCGAACCGACTGA
- the dhaL gene encoding dihydroxyacetone kinase subunit DhaL, which yields MSGGTRTDGGAADDASDGDAVVAAVEAVADRIEGERDHLTDLDSAIGDADHGGNMARGWAAAAEAARDLDDPDPQTVCKTVGKTLMAEVGGASGPLFGGSLVFASAELDGGVTPESAVAFAETYLEKVEDRGDARVGDQTMVDALTPAVHTFKKSIETDELPPLEALAKAVDAAERGVAFTVPIRAKKGRASYLGWRSVGHQDPGATSALFILEELLAVAADRLDAEVPDVDATSPTIPDEGAAESDDATPPDPEDG from the coding sequence ATGAGCGGGGGGACCCGAACCGACGGCGGAGCGGCGGACGATGCGAGCGACGGCGACGCGGTTGTCGCGGCGGTCGAGGCGGTCGCGGACCGCATCGAGGGCGAGCGCGACCACCTCACCGACCTCGACTCCGCCATCGGCGACGCGGACCACGGGGGCAACATGGCGCGCGGGTGGGCGGCCGCCGCCGAGGCGGCGCGCGACCTCGACGACCCCGACCCGCAGACCGTCTGCAAGACGGTCGGGAAGACGCTCATGGCCGAGGTCGGCGGCGCCTCCGGCCCCCTGTTCGGCGGCTCGCTCGTGTTCGCGAGCGCGGAGCTCGACGGCGGGGTCACGCCCGAAAGCGCCGTGGCGTTCGCCGAGACCTACCTCGAGAAGGTCGAGGACCGCGGCGACGCCCGCGTGGGCGACCAGACGATGGTCGACGCGCTCACCCCCGCGGTCCACACGTTCAAGAAGTCGATCGAGACGGACGAGCTCCCGCCGCTCGAAGCGCTCGCGAAGGCGGTCGACGCGGCTGAGCGCGGCGTCGCGTTCACCGTCCCGATCCGGGCGAAGAAGGGGCGCGCCTCCTACCTCGGCTGGCGGTCCGTCGGCCACCAGGACCCCGGCGCGACGAGCGCGCTGTTCATCCTCGAGGAGCTGCTCGCGGTCGCCGCCGACCGACTCGACGCCGAGGTCCCAGACGTCGACGCGACCTCGCCGACGATCCCTGACGAGGGTGCGGCGGAGTCGGATGACGCGACCCCGCCCGACCCGGAGGACGGCTGA